The following are encoded together in the Hydractinia symbiolongicarpus strain clone_291-10 chromosome 14, HSymV2.1, whole genome shotgun sequence genome:
- the LOC130625985 gene encoding uncharacterized protein LOC130625985, giving the protein MMLQSCFLLHSQKIVLCKSAVIKHVYRTLKTSTIPHKRTPATIGIMSWVRSANRRRYLEQKMKDIVKSESGLIKEEQLSQSEPKIEFLNSSRIHDKLNEDTMHSHLIKPTVFLSKDKQTVICYHPPPKPYPEEFTKRAVGKSLFGMSEELINTFKSSMTDDEIKEAKMLQTEDPRLWNSNALSKLFKVKPEVISRLVPMSKHDFVRAEAEKEVYKAMSVMKRKQFRDLQHWQRQKYIRETRGQEFANWYKQLDIKPRSRAYAPPKL; this is encoded by the exons ATGATGCTTcaaagttgttttttgttgcaCTCTCAAAAGATTGTATTATGCAAATCTGCTGTAATCAAACATG TCTACAGGACTTTAAAGACCAGCACTATTCCGCATAAACGCACACCTGCTACTATTGGTATCATGTCATGGGTTCGTTCAGCAAACCGTAGAAGATATCTTGAGCAAAAAATGAAAGATATTGTGAAGTCGGAGTCTGGACTTATAAAGGAAGAGCAGCTTTCTCAAAGTGAACCAAAAATTGAGTTTTTAAACTCTAGCAGAATTCATGACAAGTTAAATGAAGACACCATGCATTCCCATTTGATAAA acCAACTGTCTTTCTGTCTAAAGATAAGCAAACTGTAATATGTTATCATCCACCACCTAAGCCATATCCAGAGGAATTCACAAAG CGAGCAGTTGGAAAGTCCTTGTTTGGCATGAGCGAAGAATTAATTAATACATTTAAGTCATCCATGACAGATGATGAG ATTAAAGAGGCAAAGATGTTGCAAACTGAAGATCCTCGTTTGTGGAACAGTAATGCTTTGTCAAAATTGTTTAAAGTAAAACCAGAAGTAATAAG TCGACTTGTTCCGATGTCGAAACACGATTTTGTTCGAGCTGAGGCTGAGAAAGAAGTCTACAAGGCTATGTCAGTGATGAAGAGGAAACAATTCCGAGATCTACAACATTGG CAACGTCAGAAGTACATCCGTGAAACACGTGGCCAAGAATTCGCCAACTGGTACAAGCAGTTAGATATCAAGCCTAGATCCAGAGCTTACGCCCCTCCCAAACTTTGA